A region of the Mangifera indica cultivar Alphonso unplaced genomic scaffold, CATAS_Mindica_2.1 Un_0014, whole genome shotgun sequence genome:
TTCCTGGTTTTTAGTATATCACCTCTACGTACATGCATGGCATCATAATCACCAAGGAGTGCCTTTATCTATAGACATGAAACTTGTCAGCGCCTAGAAAACTGTAAAATGGAATGAATTTTAAGAGTTTCTAAATGCTATAATTATTAGAAGCTGAAGCAAGGAGAATTATGGTCCGCTACAATTTGCAAACAACACTACCAgtctaaatacatatatatgatatgGTTTTCAAATCCATCAAACTTTAATCAGTGTCATGTCCCTTGGCCAACAGGAAAACAGTGATGTAAAAGTATGTTTAGATATGACAGCTCTTATCCCAAATAATTGAGCTGATAAAAGATAAGGAGGTGGTAAATATATCTACCAGATTTTTACGGCTTTGGCCCTAGCCGTCCACTTTCTTCTCCTGAATATTAACCAAGAGGAATACCATATAACTAATCTAATGGtttaaaagcaataaaaatgaaaactataCATGCATCTTGACAAATATATACAACATGGATGATACTCTCTTCAACCAACATCTACAGAACCCTTGTGCTCACTTTAGGCCACATCCCAAAGATGACCCAGATTTGGCAGACTCTATCTTTACTAAGTTCTCTCTCTAAGAGGACTCTGCTGACACTCATCACATTGAGTCCTCACTATTCCACCACAAGTGTTCAATCAATTTAACTTGCTCTTGTATGCCGATTTGTAATAACGTGTGGTCCACTTTGTCCATCACGCATGTAATAGTTTTTCATTTTGCCTGAGCCCTCTTTGTAAAAGAGGCCGCTCCTCTTCCTTTGTAATCAATCCAGAAGtaatcaagaaaaataaaaaaatttgtgttttctTAAAAagttcttcaaaatctattcacAAGGGGAACTTCTTGTGGAAATGTTTGCCTTGCATAATTTAGAGCATCTATCCATTACATAATAAGAGAAGTATGCTCTGTGCTTACCTATGTAGAGGATCTTGCACATCAAAAAAATATGCAAATCTATGTTTATGATCTCTGATCCTTATAGAGAGATGTTCTGTATTCCATAGAAGTTTTGCTTGATAGAGTCAACAATTTCCCCCTTTATGATAAACATGGCTGAGAGGGGCCTTAGCCATTGACATTACATagtcattcaaaatttcaaactaatAGCCAATGTTGCTTTACACAAGTATTTCAAATCTGACAGGCTAAATCTACTCCACTATATCACAAATTATATCTTCAGTAAGTAATGAAGTTTATAATTTGTCAttaattactttcttttttctcttttcaagaTAAATAAACTCTTTCAAGTATAACCAATTGGCATCTTCTGGCTTCATTAGAAACTTAAAGGTCCATTTATTTTCTAAGACACTCTGCTATGATTCTCATATTTTACAACCAACAAGAGCTACCCATAAAGGCCACTAATCATATCCTTCTTTATGAGTCACCAATCCAGTAAAGGGGCAAGATCTTACAATTATTTCTTAACAAGACATTCTTGGCTGACAGGTGGTCATATGAATTTCTATGTTAGATTCAGTTAATGTGAGCTCCAAATAAGGATGACTTGAACCCGACTTTATCACCATCGCAATCTATGAAAGAAGTATAGCCatataaatttctatatttgaGTTGGTTCAATGTAAACTCTACATAAGGATGATTCAAAACCAAGCTTGTCACCCTCCCAATCTATGAAGACGGTATTGAAGTTCCTCAGCAGATGTTACCCAAGAATTTGTCACAGCCACATaaattacttattaatttaaatgtcACATCAGCATAGCATGGACGAACACAAGCATTAGTCCAGTTGTATGTTATCTCACTAGCACAGATAATCAAGAACATCCTTTTCCTCAAacctttttcattaaaaaaaaaaattgacggCATTATATACAACAAACCTGTTCAGCTGCATCCCTCAATTTTTCTGCAGCCATTGATGGAAGAAATGAATGTGGCAGCAATATAGCACTATGGTTTTTTCGATCCTTGCATTCCATAAACCTAAATGACAACAATATTAGTGTGCAAAACTTGCTTGATACAAATTTTTAACTCATAGATAAGAAAAGCAACAACTTGCATTTTGCTACAAGCAAAGGCATTCAAAATCTTTACTCATTAATAAAGAATAACAACAACTTATATTTTGCAACAAGAAATGACTACAAAAGAGGAACAATGTCTTTTAACATTATTTCAGATGGAAAAGACAAACACGAATTTAGATAAATGATCCATGAATTTAGATGGAATAGACAAACATGAATTTAGATAAATGATCCATTCAACCAGAGAGTCAACTGAACTAACTCAGGCATTATTGAGGCCAAACGTTTgattaaactcaaatataagGATAAATAAGGGAACAACATGTCACAATTAAGTTCTTAAAACAACAGACAAAAAGGTTTAACAAGAAACAATTCATAATAGTATGGCTGTAACTTTCTCCAAATTGATCAAACACTTGATAGTTTCATTAAGGACACCTAAACAAGGCAAATTCGTATATTCACAATGTATGTCCaatataagaaatattttttttaaataaaataacttaagTTCCCAGAATATTCTGAGTGACCTACAATGAAAGACAGCAGCATGGTTTATCATTAAACTCTGTTACTTAATAATACTGAGGTCAACCAACTAAAAGATTCTGAGTCTTACAAAAGGTGATAACTGAAAGCCagcataataaatatatcaaattaccATGACAGGCGGTTAGCAGTTCGATTAATGAGCAAGAGCTTTGAGTAGCGAGTATCATCTCTGAGATCAGCCCGACTAACACCTTCCACATGTGCAACCCCTCTAACTCCCAACTTCATACTTGTCATTAGCACCTGATACCACATTTTTGAGTTGTCTAGAATGACTGGTGCAGTTTCAGATATAAGATCCACATCGTACAAAGATTCAATAGCACAAGATTCATCTGCCCACCTACCATATGAAAATGAAGCAAGTTCAGATTATTCAATTGTTCTATTTTGTCAActgaaaataatgttattagtATTAATGAACTAAGGAAGAAACAGGTGAAAGCGATTCCTTTTACAAAACAAAGCACCTGATTCTGGAAACTTTAGGGGGGGAATCTTCAATAAATTACCTTTCCTCTGAACTTTTATTGTTAGACTGATGAAGGATGCCTTTTGCATTGTGCATCGGATTGATACAGATCCTAGAAGGCATGACCAAAGTTCTGCAGAAAACTAACAGGATTGAAACACTAAACAGATACAAATAcataagagagagaaaaagaaccAATCCACTGTTCATTGCAGAGTAACAAAGATGCTAAATGAAACTGCTGCCACTAAACATCCGGTAAAAAATCTAGCTTAAACTTCATTTGCTCATAATCACATGAGAAGACACTGCTAAGATCTCAATTAAAAGCTTTTGAGATTCCAGCATTCAAATTCCTAACTTTCTTCACAAAAACTAATCTGCAACTCAAATTCGCCTAATCTTTCAAACTTTCGGGGCTCAATTCCACAAGAAAACGaacaattcaatatataaatccCACAAGCTCAAAAGGTTTTCAATAAAAAAGCTTAAATTAATACCTTTTCAAAAACAAGGCTTCTTCAAGGGCACACCTAAGGCTAGATTCTTGATGACCAAGGCCGGCACAAGGTTCACAGATTTTACCAGGGCAGTCAATTCTATTACCCCAATACAAGTACTTTTCTTGGAGAGTGTGCTCTCTCTTGTTCCTCGgtctttttaaatttctgaaGGAAAATGAGGAAGAGAAGGAGAAGCCATTTGTTGAGAGAAGAGATGAGAACATGCAAAGAAATGCAATGAGAgagaagaagacgaagagaATCAAAATTGGAGATCTGGGTTTTGGCTTCAGCTTCAGGGTTTTGGTAGTCGTCGCCATTGGAGTTAAACGAAGATGGTAGAAGCAAATGAAACCACTAGACTAATACTTGtactaagaagaagaagaagaagaagaagaagaagactgatgctttgccttttttttggttgattacCGATTCGAGTTTGGGGCTTTGGCATAAATCACCAAATTCCCctgaaattttgttaaagaacaatatcccctaaaattttgaaaaaaatattagattccTTTTTATTtcggttaaattttaaatatgaaaaataaactataaaaaaagacaagataaatatatattgatttatgaccatctattatatatatagagctaACAATATATGATAAGAAAAAAACTGGATtaaagttaagtttttttttttataaaatttaattcgaGTTAACCAAAtacaacttaaaattaaatcaagtcgTATTAGagttaatacaaaaattattcgaattaatctaatatttagaaaaatgttattgttatagattttattatgggcaaattaaagaaatattaaaagagaAATATCAATAACAATTGAATCTCTTACATATTACACATAATTGTATCTCTATGTTAttgtaattgttttaatttttatttaaaaatagattttatttttcgATAATGGAAATAtgatttagttattaaaattattaaaatgttttagaaaTCTTAGTATGTAATTTATTAAACtatttgtaaatatgataaatgttatattgtgtgttttattaatagtaaattaaaataatttgatgaataaattaaaatgctaAAAACAATTAGGAAAGTGAAAACGAGAAAcaatttcagtttaatttagGTTATCTCATGATAATCCATACATAGTTCAAAATAGATtaggattgaaattttttaatactattcaaattcaaattgggtTAAGATTAAGGGTCTTTGATATCAAATCTGAATTGATATGATTTGAATACAATCCGAATGACATGAACTACCAAGTAAACTTTTGTATATTCTAATGGTTAACTTCTGTTATTTCAACAATCTTAGAGGTCGTTTGGttcaaagatttaaatattatcttgaaaatctatcttttattatcttatttgatttgtcagtaataaaatattaaaataattttctattattaatactaacatgacagataatataagtggtaatatgattaccaccttcactttagatattaaaaaattatcaaggtaatcttgattttattataattatattattaatttttttagacaaaaataaattttttttaattaatataacaaataatataaaaaatatttaaaaataattatattcaagaatatttaactaaaataatttattagtaagaTAATTTAcctgttttaataataaaatattatccaaattaaatattactttaaaggTATTTTGTATTATAACAAAATCGAGGCGTCATGcttttgacattttattttattcataatttagatCTTGCCATGTCAGTGGATGGGCCCTGCATAATTTCGTCTAGTTATGctttatctaataataattcaaagtaatgaaattaaaatatttgtctCATTTGATATAGCTGCTATTTAATGGTAAATGGTTGagattaacaattaattaaattaaataagaaaaatcatcCGCATttcatacaaatattttaatttcaattatgtaATGAAGAATAAATTACCTCTAGTTAtggttatattatataaagcaTATAAATAGCAAATTACTAAATTGTCCTATCAATTGATGTGAGAAAGAAAATCACAAGAATGAGATTTATTATGAGAATGAGAATAGCAAGGGGTACACTAGGGATAAACCCCAAATCAACCAAAAGTGGAAAAGAAAAGGCTCACTTATGTTTCAAGCTCTTTGCTAACACTACATACATTTATGCCAATTCTACCTTTCTTATCTGTACAATCTTCTACTTCCAATGACACAAATCTTATAACTAAATCATTGAAATGTAAAACCTTATATAAAGATGGggggaaaagaagaagaatttgagATGATAGTGATGACATGCCTTGAACAGCTTCATAATGATAGGCCTTGGCCCCTTCTGCAACTTAAGATGAGCACAGAACTAGCTACTTTGTTGGTAGCTCCCAAGTTATGCATATGCATTTTGTCCCCACGAGACATTTTTGCAGAAGCAGAGGTATAAAGATGAAAACTGAGTCAGCGATATTCAAGCCTTCTGAAATGTGCGGGATGAAACGCCATGTAGGAGTCGAACAAATCCCAAGAAACTAAGCTTTCCATCGGAGTGCCTGATCCAATCTTGGAGAACAACATGAACAGGTACTGATGGTCCAAGTCCAAGCTCCTGGTAAGAAAAGCAAATTACTTGAATCAATATCACATTCCATTTGGAGGATACAGAAAGGGATTTGACTGAAAATTTGTACATGAATCGCACAAGGAAAAGAAATACTTAAGGGCGTAAATATCTTGACCAGTAGTTCCTCCAAGAATTGGAGACCATTTTTGTGATCAACTAATTCTGCAGCACATTCATTTATGTGCTATATCTTTATGTTACTTTTCGCACATTGTAATGGACTGATTTAGTTTCTCCAACTTCTTGTATAATCCATAGCCTAGCAGCAGgatttgaaagtcaaaataaCAAATAGCCGGGTTCGAACTCTTTCCTGAGCCTGATAAATTTCTTCGAACTGGATGCATGATCCATAATGTAGGGGCGGAATATGAAAGCACAAACGAGTAAATTTATGTATCAGAACAAATGGTTTTACGCATTTGATCCTTCAAATCATGCTCCTACACATGGTCTATTTAGGGCATTTTCTCCAACActactttttttaactttttcagtCCAATCCAGGTCCTGGATGAAAGTGCACCAAACACATGCCTAAAATCAGATAATACAAACCTGGTTGTGTTGTCCAATCAGCAGAACAAATATGCCCTTAAGTTGATAAGCACGCCTTTAGGCTGGGTGCATTTGTCTTTCAGGTCTATACAGCAGTAAATCAGCCTCATGACTGCATTAAATTATTCTATATTTGTGTTTAACGATCTTCACTTTGGGATTAGATTAGTTTAAAGTAGAAATATACAGGCACAAAAGAAAGATAGGTTTATCCATCACAACATAAAGTGAACAATGTACCAACATATATAACTTGGGTTGatcattcattataatttttttatttatttttttgctacTCAAATTAACTTTAGTTAGATTATTCGTggaattttagattaatttttataatacagTAAGTTCTGTATAAACAGACAGAGAGAGGGAGAACATACTGATGCAAGTTCCTCTATCATGATTGGTCTGTTGCCATCCTTCTCGAACAAGTCATAGGCCTGCCTAGCATGTTGCTCCCAAGTCTCCATTCCTTCCAGCTGATGCACACTAATGGCAGCAGcacaaaattcttcaaaatccaGTTTTCTATATTGAAGGGAACCGATCTGCAGTATACAAGATTTGATAATCAGccattttattactattttaactGTCTTGCAAGAATATCCATTTGAATATAACCAAATGATCATTGTGAGAATTTACCATGCTGGCGTAGTCAAGAACCCGTGCGTCTTTCATGGCATCGGTGGAGTTCTTTGTCACAGCCTGCTAAATCTTAAACTTCTTAgatcatttttaaaaactctagaagattttaaaagacaaaaatcaagaaaaagagTTGACCATCTTATAGTTTTGCATAGAAATAAATCCACTTTTGTTTGGGCCCAACAACGTAAATTGTTCCCGAAGATAAGCTAGTTGAGCCACTGTTAATGTCTTTGCAAGAGCCTGCCAGCGTAGCATCAGAGTTTATGTCAAGGAAGATATTCAGAAAATGTAGCGGCAATTTCCACTCGACTCTCCAACAATGTAATTGACAAGAATTTTGTTCACTCCCTGAATTTTCATTTTGTGTGTGACCATCTAATTCCTATTGTctaaaaattgaatttacaaGAATGAcacattaacataaattatgaaaaacaacaaattagGCACTAATAAAAAGATCAGGATAACCAAACAGTAGTCAGGTATAACAGAGATCttagaaattgaatttaagagatcaaaaaaagaaaaccattaTGACATGAAAATTAATCCAACTAACCCGTAATGCTTCTTTTCGTAATGAAGAAGAAGCTATGTAAGTTTTTACAAGCTTATATACTATCATATCTGATGGTATCTTCACATCATGATAATTGGCCAGCCATGGATGACCTGAGCACATTCCAGAACAACTTTTCAGTAAACAAAACTATGAATAGTTATAGGGATTCAATATATGGAAGAGATAGAATAAGGGGTAGCTCCCTAGTCTCCCAACAATGGCATAGTTTCACAAGCCAAATTTGAACCAGAAAAGATGAAACTAAAGGCGCCaattctaaaagaaaattttcacaaGTGGCATAAATAAGCAACATAACTGCTTATGGAGTGACTTACTCAGAGCTTGTGCAGCTGTAAGTCTTTTCCGGTAGTCCTTGTTTAACAATCCCTTCACGAAATCAATTGCCTCTGGGGATAAAGAAGGCCAAGGGGCTTCATCAAAGCTTGGATCTGCTTTAAGGACAGCTCGGAAAATGCCAGACTCTGTCCGAGCCCAAAAAGGCCGACTTCCACACAGAAGAATATAAGCAATGACACCAATGCTCCACATGTCAGCTTCAGTCCCATACGATCTATGCAGTACCTCAGGAGCTACATAATATGCACTTCCTACGATGTCATTCAGCCTCTCATCTGTAAAAGATTTCAACTGTCAAACCCCCCAAACTACACTTTCAACATAAACTAGCGGGGAAATCTCAGTAGTGGTTCTGACCTGGCTTTACATAATCAGAGAGTCCAAAATCAATGGCCTTCAGAGGTGATTTTTCATCTTTagaagtaaaaagaaaattctgaaacataaaaaaaaaaacatcagaAAATGTGTGTATGTCACGATGTAGTAAATACATGTAAGCTGGGATAATCTGTGAGAAGGAAAGTGAAAATCAGAACTGTAAACCACAAACAACATTCAGTTGTTGATTCTAGTAATTGATCAGTTTCTAAGCTTAAATAACAATCCTTCGTGTGATGACTGGTGCTAGTTTTGTTCACTTTGGTTTTCATAATTATGCTAGACTCATTTCTTTGATTTCAACGTGTTAGAAAAGGTAACATTTGATCAATAGGTGTAACAgatttctaataatatatattgataatcttCATGAGTTAATTACCTCGGGCTTGAGATCACGGTGAACCACACCTTGAAAGTGACAAAAGGCTACCACACTTAAAATCTGAACCATAACAACCTTTGCATCTTCTTCTGAATATTTTCCACCCCTAGACAAATAGATAGAAATTAA
Encoded here:
- the LOC123205737 gene encoding uncharacterized protein LOC123205737, yielding MATTTKTLKLKPKPRSPILILFVFFSLIAFLCMFSSLLSTNGFSFSSSFSFRNLKRPRNKREHTLQEKYLYWGNRIDCPGKICEPCAGLGHQESSLRCALEEALFLKRTLVMPSRICINPMHNAKGILHQSNNKSSEERWADESCAIESLYDVDLISETAPVILDNSKMWYQVLMTSMKLGVRGVAHVEGVSRADLRDDTRYSKLLLINRTANRLSWFMECKDRKNHSAILLPHSFLPSMAAEKLRDAAEQIKALLGDYDAMHVRRGDILKTRKDKNGVERTLHPHLDRDTRPEFILCRIKEWVPPGRTLFIASNERTPGFFSPLSVRYKLAYSSNFSQILDPVIENNYQLFMVERLVLAGAKTYIKTYKEDDIDLSLTDDPKKNTKNWQIPVYTLDRDQEC